From a region of the Salvelinus alpinus chromosome 2, SLU_Salpinus.1, whole genome shotgun sequence genome:
- the LOC139550201 gene encoding sterile alpha motif domain-containing protein 3-like yields MNQVHGMDIDKKIIQGLAEVERRGRGLETTAAILLLPNLFNEDPSGLYVRDKISPLFTPLLHIGGNPFHHESEIPLAFDGENIHALEDVPMGLGALLGLHFLFSLNFPKNVRKTFLFLSYCVLGRREVGVKLPGPVIKMANFLT; encoded by the exons ATGAATCAAGTCCATGGAATGGATATAGACAAAAAGATAATTCAAGGACTAGCAGAGGTAGAGAGGCGAGGCAGgg GACTGGAGACCACAGCAGCGATTCTGCTCTTGCCCAACCTCTTCAATGAGGACCCGAGTGGCCTTTATGTCCGTGACAAG atttcaccgctcttcactcctttactgcacatcggtggaaatccatttcaccatgagagtgaaatcccgctggcctttgatggggagaacatccacgccctcgaggacgtccccatgggacttggggctctgctagggctacattttttattttcccttaattttcccaaaaatgtcagaaaaacatttttgttcttaagttactgtgttctggggagaagagaagttggggtgaagttaccagggccggtcataaagatggcaaacttcctaacataa
- the LOC139548660 gene encoding zinc finger protein 180-like, protein MSSLNYSLPAEEETVCWTEKEALIKEEEEEKDVTIQKQVEGEVVTLKEEEKDVSVKEEEDVTVKEEAFRVKEEECVTVKDEEDSVFEVKAEDGEFTVSSEEEEEETGYLDPISQTQFKASSGSKDELSHKMVLRNRAVITTGERCDYRGISGEPQQPIDADKAEKSLSRSELLKKHQQRPTGKKSHCCSDCGKCCKSSSELKIHQRTHTGEKPYICDQCGKRFTTSNHLTVHQRTHTGEKPYSCDQCGKSFAKSSHLTAHQRTHTGEKPYSCDQCGKSFAKSCHLTTHQRTHTGEKPYSCNQCRKSFSSSSYLTIHHRTHTGEKPYSCDQCGKSFSSSCYLTIHHRTHTGEKPYSCDQCRKSFSSSSHLTIHHRTHTGEKPYSCNQCGKSFSSSSYITIHHRTHTGEKPYSCDQCGKSFSSSCYLTTHHRTHTGEKPYNCDQCGKSFTWPKSLNIHKRTHTGEEIL, encoded by the exons atgagttcactaaattactctcttcctgctgaagaagagacggtctgctggacggagaaagaagctctcatcaaagaggaggaggaagagaaggatgttacaatacaaaaacaagtagagggtgaggttgttaccctgaaagaagaagagaaagacgtttcagtgaaagaagaggaagacgttacagtgaaagaagaggcgttcagagtgaaagaggaggagtgtGTTACAGTAAAAGATGAGGAGGATTCAGTTTTTGAAGTGAAAGCGGAGGATGGGGAGTTTACGGTCTcatcggaagaagaggaggaagaaactggatatctggacccgatttcccaaacgcaatttaaggcatccagtggttctaaagatgaactaagccataagatggttttgagaaaccgggccgtgattaccactg gagagagatgtgACTATCGTGGAatctctggggagcctcaacagcCTATTGATGCTgacaaggcagagaagagtctctccagatcagaactcctcaagaaacaccagcagagacccacagggaagaaatctcactgctgctctgactgtgggaaatgttgcaaatcttcatcagaacttaaaatacaccagcgaacacacacaggagagaaaccttatatctgtgatcaatgtgggaagaggttTACTACATCTAACCATCTGActgtgcaccagagaacacacacaggagagaaaccatatagctgtgatcaatgtgggaagagttttgctaaatctagccatctgactgcacaccagagaacacacacaggagagaaaccatatagctgtgatcaatgtgggaagagttttgctaaaTCTTGCCATCTGActacacaccagagaacacacacaggagagaaaccatatagctgtaacCAATGTAGAAagagtttttcttcttctagctatctaactatacaccatagaacacacacaggagagaaaccttatagctgtgatcaatgtgggaagagtttttcttcttcttgctatctaactatacaccatagaacacacacaggagagaaaccttatagctgtgatcaatgtagaaagagtttttcttcttctagccatctaactatacaccatagaacacacacaggagagaaaccatatagctgtaatcaatgtgggaagagtttttcttcttctagctatataactatacaccatagaacacacacaggagagaaaccttatagctgtgatcaatgtgggaagagtttttcttcttcttgctATCTAACTacacaccatagaacacacacaggagaaaaaccatataactgtgatcaatgtgggaagagttttacttggCCAAAAAGCCTGAATATACACAAGCGGACACACACAGgggaagagatactctga